In Neorhizobium galegae, the following proteins share a genomic window:
- the efp gene encoding elongation factor P has product MVKVIASSVRKGNVIDVDGKLYVVLTAENFHPGKGTPVTQVNMRRIVDGVKVSERWRTTEQVERAFVEDVNHQFLYEDGEGFHFMNPENYDQVVVDVDTMGDQKAYLQEGMTCVLSMHEGIALALQLPRHVTLEIVETEPVVKGQTASSSYKPAMLSNGIRTAVPPHVDAGTRVVIATEDNSYVERAKN; this is encoded by the coding sequence ATGGTCAAGGTCATCGCCTCTTCCGTCCGCAAGGGCAACGTCATCGATGTGGACGGCAAGCTTTATGTCGTTCTCACCGCCGAGAACTTCCACCCCGGCAAGGGCACGCCTGTCACGCAGGTCAATATGCGCCGCATCGTCGACGGCGTGAAGGTGTCCGAGCGCTGGCGGACGACCGAGCAGGTCGAGCGCGCCTTCGTCGAGGACGTCAACCACCAGTTCCTCTATGAAGACGGCGAAGGCTTCCACTTCATGAACCCGGAAAACTACGACCAGGTCGTGGTGGACGTGGACACGATGGGCGACCAGAAGGCCTATCTTCAGGAAGGCATGACCTGCGTTCTGTCCATGCACGAAGGCATCGCGCTGGCTCTTCAGCTGCCGCGCCACGTCACGCTCGAGATCGTCGAGACCGAACCGGTCGTCAAGGGCCAGACTGCTTCCTCGTCCTACAAGCCGGCCATGCTGTCGAACGGCATCCGTACCGCGGTTCCGCCGCATGTCGATGCCGGCACCCGCGTCGTGATCGCCACCGAAGACAATTCCTACGTCGAGCGCGCCAAGAACTGA